Proteins from one Coffea arabica cultivar ET-39 chromosome 8c, Coffea Arabica ET-39 HiFi, whole genome shotgun sequence genomic window:
- the LOC113706028 gene encoding secoisolariciresinol dehydrogenase-like encodes MALTSTRRLEGKVAIITGGASGIGESTTRLFVHHGAKVIIADIQDELGRALCEDLGCKEAVSYVHCDVSNESDVENAVETAIAKHGKLDIMFSNAGIIDNCKNISDVGYDDYRRVFNVNVFGAFMCAKHAAKVMIPAKKGSIIFTSSAATAGDATHVYATTKKALLGLSESLCVELGQHGIRVNCVSPFALPTPLLTRQFGNVEKEKAEGWFYQAANLKHSVFEVEDVAQAVVFLASDESKYVSGLNLMLDGGYGKTNIALREAWKQA; translated from the coding sequence ATGGCTTTGACCAGCACCAGAAGACTAGAAGGGAAGGTAGCAATAATCACTGGTGGAGCCAGCGGCATTGGTGAAAGCACCACAAGGCTATTTGTCCATCATGGTGCAAAAGTTATCATAGCTGATATCCAAGATGAACTCGGCCGCGCCTTATGCGAAGATCTTGGCTGCAAGGAAGCTGTTTCTTacgtccattgtgatgttagcAACGAATCTGATGTCGAAAATGCAGTGGAGACAGCCATAGCCAAGCACGGGAAGCTTGATATAATGTTCAGTAACGCAGGCATCATCGACAACTGTAAGAACATATCGGATGTCGGCTACGATGATTACAGGAGGGTTTTCAACGTTAACGTCTTCGGTGCGTTCATGTGTGCCAAACATGCAGCAAAAGTCATGATCCCTGCTAAGAAAGGAAGCATCATTTTCACTTCTAGTGCAGCGACAGCCGGAGATGCGACTCATGTATATGCCACGACTAAGAAAGCCCTTTTAGGGCTTAGTGAAAGCTTGTGCGTGGAATTAGGCCAACATGGGATTAGAGTCAATTGTGTTTCTCCTTTTGCCCTGCCAACTCCATTGCTGACGAGGCAATTTGGAAATGTGGAAAAGGAGAAGGCAGAGGGATGGTTTTACCAGGCAGCAAATTTGAAACATTCGGTATTTGAGGTTGAGGATGTAGCACAGGCAGTAGTATTTCTAGCAAGTGATGAATCTAAGTATGTGAGTGGGCTCAACCTTATGCTTGATGGGGGCTATGGCAAGACAAATATCGCCTTGAGAGAGGCTTGGAAGCAAGCCTGA